A stretch of the Sphingobacterium thalpophilum genome encodes the following:
- a CDS encoding NAD(P)-dependent oxidoreductase: MNIDNIKTEIPHNKRKSVTVLGLGNMGAAIAYTFINQGYDTVVWNRNAEKCKPLVEAGAAGIEILSEAVVASNQIVICLLNNTAVDEVLKQVAGAVAGKVFINLTSGTPAQARDFAEWAEKQNGSYIDGKILADPIDIGTAKAQLLFSGKPTVFDAQYPLLEKLGAITYYGEDAGAAAVDFLAQVAIGYEFLIGFLHTLQLVHQEGVDLAAFAHRVAGTLQGYGPLLSLMVNEIKLGTYQPDLGPLQVQAAMFDDLINHRKSKNVETLRMQEIKNLMDRRIADGHGAQGFSSLFELLGKQ, from the coding sequence ATGAATATAGATAACATCAAAACAGAAATACCTCACAACAAAAGGAAGAGCGTAACGGTACTTGGATTGGGTAATATGGGAGCCGCGATAGCCTATACATTTATCAATCAAGGTTATGATACGGTTGTGTGGAACCGTAATGCGGAAAAATGTAAACCACTAGTTGAAGCAGGTGCAGCGGGTATAGAAATACTTAGTGAGGCAGTTGTTGCCAGCAATCAGATTGTGATCTGCTTGTTAAACAATACGGCTGTGGATGAAGTACTCAAACAGGTAGCTGGTGCGGTTGCCGGAAAAGTATTCATCAATTTAACGAGCGGCACACCCGCTCAGGCTCGTGATTTTGCTGAGTGGGCTGAAAAACAGAACGGTTCTTATATCGATGGCAAAATATTGGCTGACCCAATAGACATCGGAACCGCCAAAGCACAGTTATTATTCAGTGGTAAGCCAACCGTTTTTGATGCGCAGTATCCGCTGTTGGAAAAGCTAGGTGCCATTACTTACTACGGAGAAGACGCAGGAGCCGCAGCTGTAGATTTTTTAGCGCAGGTAGCTATTGGCTATGAATTTTTAATCGGCTTTTTGCATACCCTTCAATTGGTGCATCAGGAAGGAGTGGATTTGGCCGCTTTTGCACATCGGGTTGCGGGCACGCTACAGGGCTATGGCCCGCTGCTGTCCCTAATGGTCAATGAAATTAAGTTGGGTACATACCAGCCCGACTTGGGGCCGCTTCAGGTTCAAGCCGCGATGTTTGATGACCTCATCAATCATCGAAAATCAAAAAATGTGGAAACTCTGCGCATGCAAGAAATCAAAAACCTCATGGACCGTAGAATAGCTGATGGGCATGGAGCGCAGGGATTTTCGAGTTTATTCGAACTACTAGGGAAACAATAG
- a CDS encoding helix-turn-helix domain-containing protein has translation MIQKHSDNFDLLRYLRSKKNDGHIAPYYLASKTCLEDLKITNPFKNYFYTIGLYYGEGARIRIGTTDYDLTRGSLLTIGPGMTCQWLNTSFPSNDTLFFYDDIFVNNFSRSFFYSLEFFCPDEKSVMQLTDRQFEEMQQLFSTLRAIADKPEAVSGILYSILIISQKYFWNLYRGNKKELNGKEHTVVKFRELVSKNFSQFKDVAFYAEQLHISPKYLSEILVEYTGLSAKKWIEFHIMQEAKYLLSFWNMSVKEVSFQLGYTDSSHFSRAFRSYEGQLPTEFKNTIEIPA, from the coding sequence ATGATACAAAAACATTCAGATAACTTTGATCTGCTCAGATATTTAAGGTCTAAAAAAAATGATGGACATATAGCGCCTTATTATCTGGCATCAAAAACGTGTCTGGAAGACTTGAAAATCACCAATCCCTTTAAAAACTACTTTTATACTATCGGTCTGTATTATGGTGAAGGAGCCCGCATCAGGATAGGCACAACCGATTATGATTTAACACGAGGAAGCCTGTTGACGATTGGCCCCGGAATGACCTGTCAATGGCTCAATACCAGTTTTCCCTCAAATGACACGTTATTTTTTTATGATGATATTTTTGTAAATAATTTCAGCAGGTCATTTTTCTATTCCCTCGAATTTTTTTGCCCCGATGAAAAGAGTGTAATGCAACTCACCGACAGGCAATTTGAGGAAATGCAACAGCTATTCAGCACACTTCGGGCAATCGCTGATAAGCCCGAAGCAGTATCGGGAATACTATACTCGATCCTGATCATTTCACAGAAATATTTCTGGAACCTGTACCGGGGCAATAAAAAGGAACTCAACGGTAAAGAACATACCGTTGTAAAGTTTAGAGAATTAGTTTCAAAGAATTTCTCGCAGTTTAAAGATGTTGCTTTTTATGCAGAACAGTTGCATATATCCCCAAAATACCTGAGCGAAATATTAGTTGAATACACCGGGCTTTCGGCGAAAAAATGGATTGAGTTCCATATCATGCAGGAGGCAAAGTACCTGTTGAGCTTTTGGAATATGTCTGTCAAGGAAGTGTCTTTTCAACTTGGCTATACAGACTCTTCTCATTTTTCCCGTGCATTCAGAAGCTACGAAGGCCAGCTCCCCACTGAGTTCAAAAATACAATTGAAATTCCTGCATAA
- a CDS encoding DUF3817 domain-containing protein, producing the protein MMKKLFTTSIGRLRLLAILEGISLLVLVFIAVPLKHFWDVPSLSKSLGPIHGALFLLFVFNALRVGVEQQWKFKETTWKVLIACFIPFGTFYIDYKILRNIPTDDDQPTEKRATGNIGFAKERVKC; encoded by the coding sequence ATGATGAAGAAACTTTTCACCACCTCTATCGGGCGTTTAAGACTCCTGGCTATCTTAGAAGGCATATCATTACTTGTCCTGGTTTTTATTGCCGTACCCCTGAAGCATTTTTGGGATGTTCCCAGCTTATCAAAGTCGCTTGGCCCCATTCACGGCGCACTTTTCCTGCTATTCGTATTTAATGCTTTGCGTGTAGGCGTAGAACAACAATGGAAATTCAAAGAAACCACCTGGAAAGTTCTTATTGCGTGTTTTATTCCATTCGGTACGTTTTATATTGATTACAAGATTCTTCGTAACATACCGACAGACGATGATCAACCGACTGAAAAAAGAGCAACGGGTAATATCGGATTTGCAAAAGAGCGGGTTAAGTGCTAA
- a CDS encoding DUF6010 family protein: MHTHHHIIPEFTTTHAFVAALIGLVFIIIMSFVKEPSRQKINAMIIAGAGGVYWSGGLGIWEYVFGAVMLFVAFKALHHYYFIGIGWLLHTGWDIMHHLYGDPIIHFAPLSSAGCAVCDAVLAIWFFFGAPTIWNVFKKQKTIPA, translated from the coding sequence ATGCATACACATCATCACATCATTCCGGAATTTACAACCACCCATGCATTCGTTGCAGCGTTGATTGGTTTGGTATTTATCATCATCATGTCGTTTGTGAAAGAACCCTCCCGACAGAAAATCAACGCCATGATTATTGCCGGTGCAGGCGGGGTTTATTGGAGTGGCGGATTAGGCATTTGGGAATATGTTTTTGGTGCTGTTATGTTGTTCGTCGCTTTCAAAGCCCTCCATCACTATTATTTCATCGGCATCGGTTGGCTGTTGCACACAGGCTGGGACATTATGCATCATCTATACGGTGATCCCATCATTCACTTTGCACCACTTTCGTCCGCCGGTTGTGCCGTGTGCGACGCGGTTCTGGCAATCTGGTTCTTCTTTGGTGCACCTACCATTTGGAACGTATTCAAAAAACAAAAAACAATTCCGGCATAA
- the def gene encoding peptide deformylase has product MKRPILAYEHSILKQKCNDIGKDYPELDKMIADMRETMENANGCGLASPQIGLPIRLFIVDSKTTFENLDEQDQGIYFEKNDSGIKEIFINAKIIERSAELWEDNEGCLSIPELSQKVKRPWTITIAYYNKDFELQRKTFSGITARMIQHEYDHTEGILYLDYLKPLTKKLLEGKLKKIARGQIKTRYPMKFV; this is encoded by the coding sequence ATGAAACGACCCATTTTAGCATACGAACACAGCATTTTGAAACAGAAATGCAACGACATCGGAAAGGATTATCCTGAATTGGATAAAATGATTGCCGATATGCGGGAAACGATGGAAAATGCCAATGGATGCGGTTTGGCTTCGCCCCAAATCGGACTTCCCATAAGACTATTTATCGTGGACAGTAAAACGACTTTCGAAAATCTCGATGAACAAGACCAAGGAATCTATTTTGAGAAAAATGATAGCGGCATAAAGGAAATATTCATCAATGCAAAAATCATTGAACGTTCGGCAGAGCTTTGGGAAGACAATGAAGGCTGTTTGAGTATTCCGGAATTATCCCAAAAAGTAAAAAGACCTTGGACGATTACGATAGCCTATTACAATAAAGATTTTGAACTGCAGAGAAAGACATTCAGCGGAATCACCGCAAGAATGATACAGCACGAATACGACCACACTGAAGGGATATTATACCTTGACTATTTGAAACCGCTGACCAAAAAACTGTTGGAAGGGAAACTCAAAAAAATAGCCCGAGGACAAATAAAAACAAGGTATCCGATGAAGTTCGTGTGA
- a CDS encoding Crp/Fnr family transcriptional regulator, which produces MGHIREYYERIIKLQETEWKFISSHFNRKVFAKNQIITRQGETEHFLSFIETGIVRFYIPDDENELTFNFSFDKEFTCAYDSFLTQTPSEYELQALTETVVWQISFEDLQKVYAQTKVGNYLGRFASEKLFLAKSKRELSLLKYNAKERYLRLFKEQPDILKFIPLKYIASYIGITPQGLSRIRRQIA; this is translated from the coding sequence ATGGGGCATATCAGAGAATACTACGAACGCATAATAAAATTACAGGAAACAGAATGGAAATTTATCTCTTCCCATTTTAACCGAAAAGTGTTTGCCAAAAACCAAATCATCACACGACAAGGTGAAACAGAACATTTCCTTTCATTCATCGAAACCGGCATTGTTCGGTTTTACATTCCTGATGATGAAAACGAGCTGACTTTCAACTTCAGTTTTGACAAAGAGTTTACTTGTGCCTACGACTCATTCTTGACACAAACGCCATCCGAATACGAATTACAGGCATTGACAGAAACCGTGGTTTGGCAGATTTCCTTTGAGGATTTACAAAAAGTCTATGCTCAAACCAAAGTCGGGAATTATTTGGGACGTTTTGCTTCCGAGAAATTATTTTTAGCCAAAAGCAAACGCGAATTATCTTTATTGAAATACAATGCAAAAGAGCGTTATTTAAGACTGTTTAAAGAACAGCCCGATATTCTGAAATTTATCCCGCTAAAATACATCGCTTCCTACATCGGAATCACCCCACAAGGCCTGAGTCGGATCCGCAGACAAATTGCGTAG